The Streptomyces sp. R28 region GCGGGGCGCGCACGCGCACGCCGGCTGAGGAGAGTTGAGGAGGAACCATGTCCGTGACCGACGAGGTGACCGGCGAGGTGACCGGTGAGCACCTGGCCGGACTCGCTCGGATCCGGGCGCAGGCCGAGGCCGGCCCGGGGGAGCGGGCGACCCGGGCGCAGCACGACAGAGGGAAGCTGACGGCCCGGGAGCGGATCGCGCTGCTGCTGGACCCCGGCTCCTTCCAGGAGGTGGAGCAACTGCGCCGGCACCGGGCGAGCGGCTTCGGTCTTGAGCACAAGCGGCCGTACACGGACGGCGTGATCACCGGCTGGGGCACGGTCGACGGCCGGACGGTCTTCGTCTACGCGCATGACTTCAGGATCTTCGGCGGCTCGCTCGGCGAGGCGCACGCCGCGAAGATCCACAAGATCATGGACATGGCCCTCTCGGCGGGCGCTCCGCTCGTGAGCCTCAACGACGGGGCCGGGGCCCGGATCCAGGAGGGCGTCTCCGCGCTGGCCGGCTACGGCGGGATCTTCCGGCGCAACACCCGTGCCTCGGGGGTGATCCCGCAGATCTCGGTGATGCTCGGCCCGTGTGCGGGCGGCGCGGCGTACTCGCCGGCGCTGACGGACTTCGTGTTCATGGTGCGCGAGACCGCGCAGATGTTCATCACCGGCCCGGACGTGGTCAGCGCCGTCACCGGCGCGCAGCTCACCCAGAACGCTCTGGGCGGCGCGGATGTGCACGCCACGACGTCCGGGGTGGCGCACTTCGTGTACGAGGACGAGGAGACCTGCCTGGCGGAAGTGCGCTACCTGCTCTCCCTGTTGCCCTCCAACAACCGGCAGAACCCGCCGGTCCACCCCTCGGACGACCCGGTGGACCGGCTCACGTCCACGCTCTACGACCTGGTGCCGCAGGACGGCAACCAGCCGTACGACATGCACAAGGTGATCGAGGAGCTCGTCGACGACGGCGACTGGCTGGAGGTCCACGAGCGCTGGGCCCGGAACATCGTCTGCGGCCTTGCCCGGCTCGACGGGCGGGTGGTGGGCATCGTTGCCAACCAGCCGCAGACGCTGGCCGGGGTGCTGGACATCGCGGCCTCGGAGAAGGCCGGTCGCTTCGTGACGATGTGCGACGCCTTCAACATCCCGATCGTGACTCTGCTCGACGTGCCGGGCTTTCTGCCCGGGGCGGACCAGGAGCACGGCGGCATCATCCGGCACGGCGCGAAGCTGCTGTACGCGTACTGCAACGCCACCGTCCCCCGGGTCTCGATCGTCCTGCGCAAGGCCTACGGCGGCGCGTACATAGTGCTGGACTCCCAGTCCATCGGCGCCGATCTGACCTTCGCCTGGCCGACCAACGAGATCGCGGTGATGGGCGCGGAAGGCGCGGCCAATGTCATCTTCCGGCGCGACATCGCCGCGGCCGACGACCCCGAGGCCAAGCGCGCCGAGATGGTCAAGCAGTACAAGTCCGAGCTGATGCACCCGTACTACGCGGCCGAGCGGGGTCTGGTCGACGATGTCATCGACCCGGCGGAGACCCGCGAGATTTTGATCCGCTCGCTCGCGATGCTGCGTACGAAGCACGCCGACCTGCCGTCGCGCAAGCACGGCAATCCGCCCCAGTGAGCGCGCCGGCCGGCGCGGCAGCCGCCGAACTCCGCGTCGAGAGGGGCCAGGCGAGCGCCGAGGAGATCGCGGCCCTCACCGCGGTCCTCCTCGCCCGGGCCGCCACCCAGCCCGACTCCGCCGCGGCGCACTGCCCCGACAGCCCGGCGGGCTGGCGCCGCCTGGAACGCACACCGGGCTTCCGGGCCCCGCACAGCTGGCAGGAGTCCGGGTGACGGCGAGGGGGAGGGCGTGGGGGAGGGCGGCGGCTCGCTGTCTGCCATGACAGGGGCCTCGCTGGAGTAAGTGAGGGGTACGGGAGGGAAGTTGGCGGGAAGTTGACGGGAAGGTGATGCTATGTCTCGTTTTCCGCCGATCTCGGCACCTGTCGGCACGCCTGCGCATACGCCCGCACCAGCGGCCGCCCCGCGTCCTCCTTGCGCCAGGCCAGCGCGTAACGGCTCGGCGAGAGCCCGCGCACCGGACGCGTCACCACCCCACCCAGGGTGATCAGAGGGGCGTTGCCCGTCGCCACCAGGCAGATGCCGAGGCCTGCGACCAGCGCCTCGTACGTCTCCTCCGTGCTCGCGATCTCCGCCCCGACGCGTGGCGGCCGGCCCTGCCGCTCCTCCAGCGCCAGCCAGTAGTCACGCAACGGCCCCGCACTCGTCGGCAGGGCGAGGAACGGCTCGTCGGCGAGGTCCGTGAAGTCGATCTCCGCACGGGCCGCGAGCGGGTGGGACTCCGGGAGAGCGACCAGGCGGGGCTCCTGCGCGACCACCGTCCAGGCGTAGCGCTCGGCGTCGGGCAGGGGCAGCCAGACGAAGGCCACGTCCGCGTCGCCGCCGGCCAACCCCGCCGTCGGGTCCTCCCAGCTCACCTGGCGCAGGCGCAGGACCGTGTCCGGGTGCGCGGCGGTGAAGCGGGAGCGGACCGCCGGGAGCAGGCCGCCGCGGCCCGGGCTGGTGCTCATGCCGACCACCAGCGTGCCGCGTGCCGCCGCCCGGGCGGCCTCCACCGCCGCCGACCCCTGTGACCAGGCGTCCAGCACCCGCCGCGCATGCGGCAGCAGTGCCATGCCGGCCTCGGTCAGGGCCACGCCCTGCCGGTCTCGCCGGAACAGCTCCACGCCCAGCTGCCGCTCCAGCGACCGTACTTGTTTGCTGAGCGCGGGCTGGGAGACGTACAGCCGCTCGGCCGCTCGGGTGAAGTGCAGTTCTTCCGCAACCGTCGTGAAGTAGCGCAGGTCCCGTACATGCACGTCCATCGTCATAACCTTCGGTTATCACCGAAGGTCTTGGACGGGCAACCGGTTCCGGTCGGAGGCTGGTCCGCACAAGCCGATGCGGCTACCGCAATCCCGAGGAGCTGTCATGAACAAGGTGTGGTTGATCACCGGCGCGAGCAGCGGTTTCGGGCGGGCGGTCGCGGAAGCGGTCCTCGCCGACGGTGACGTGGTCGTGGGTGCGGTACGGCGGCCCGAAGGGTTGGACGATCTCGTGGCCGCCCACCCCGATCAGATGGAGGCGCTGCGGCTGGACGTCGGCGACACGGGGGCCGCCGAGGCCGCCGTACGGGATGTGATCGCGCGGCACGGCCGGATCGACATCCTCGTCAACAACGCGGGCCGCACTCACGTCGGCGCCTTCGAGGAGACGACGGAGCGGGAGTTGCGCGAGCTGTTCGACCTGCATGTCTTCGGGCCGGTCGCGCTCACCCGTGCCGTGCTGCCGCACATGCGCGAGCGGCGTTCCGGCGCGATCGTGCAGATGAGCAGCATGGGCGGGCAGATGTCCTTCGCCGGCTTCTCGGCGTACAGCGGAACGAAGTTCGCCCTGGAGGGCCTGTCCGAGGGGCTCGCGGACGAGGTCGCCGAGTTCGGCATCAAGGTGCTGATCGTCGAGCCGGGTTCGTTCCGCACCTCGCTGTTCGAGACCGGCCGGGCCGGGGCCAGCGCGGACAGCGGCCTCTACCCCAAGGTGAGCGAGACCCGCGGCTTCGTCTCCGGCGGCGACGGCAGCCAGCCCGGCGACCCGGCGAAGGCGGCGGCCCTCATCCTGGCCGCGCTGGAGGCCGACCGCACGCCGCTGCGCCTGCCTCTCGGCGACGACGGCGTCTCCGCGGTCCTCGGCCACCTCGACCAGGTCCGCGAAGACATCGCGGCGTGGGAGAAGTCGACGCGGGCAACGGGGTTCGAAGACTGAGGGCGCTTACCCCGAACCGCGGGAGCAGGCGAGGAACGAACGAGGCCGGTGAGCCGACGGCCACCCGACCGAGGCGCAGCGCCCGCACGGCTGCCCGCCCTCGGGCGCGGGCGGCCGGCGCCTCGACGTCGGCATACGCCGTCCAGGCCGCGGGGCTGATCTGCGCGGTGGGGCCGTCTTCCCCGTCGTGTGGGCGGAGTTCGCCGTGCAGGGCCCTTGTGCAATTCCTGTGCAGGCCTCAATCTTTCGGCTGACACACAGGAACGGCACAGGAAGTTGACATGTTCCTGTCCGCTTCGTGTCGCCCCCACAAGCGCACCACCAATCGAGGAGGACCCCTCAGATGGCAGTGATGCGTAACTCCCGAAGAGACACCCGGCGAAGACTGGCAGCCCTCAGCGTCGCGGCCACCGCGGCCCTCACCGCGGGCCTGGTCTCCGCCCTCCCCGCCGCGGCCGCTCCCGAGGGCCGTATCCAGTACGCGGGCGCGGCCAACGCCGTGGCCGACAGCTACATCGTGAACCTCAAGGCGGACCACGCCCGTTCGGGCTCCAAGTCCGGGCGCGCCCTGGTCGAGAAGTACGGCGCCGACATCGAGCGGACGTACAAGAAGGCCCTCAACGGCTACGCGATCGAGGCATCCCAGGCCGAGGCCAAGGCGCTCGCCGCCGACCCGGCCGTCGCCTCCGTCGTCCAGAACCGCACCTTCAGCATCGACGCGACCCAGACCAGCCCGCCCTCCTGGGGCCTGGACCGCATCGACCAGAAGAACCTGCCGCTGAACAGCTCGTACACCTACCCGGACTCGGCCGGGCAGGGCGTGACCGCGTACATCATCGACACCGGCGTGCGCATCACCCACAGCGACTTCGGCGGCCGTGCCTCCTACGGCTACGACGCCGTCGACAACGACAACACCGCCCAGGACGGCCACGGCCACGGCACGCACGTCGCGGGCACGGTCGCCGGGTCGTCGTACGGCGTCGCCAAGAAGGCGAAGATCGTCGGCGTCCGGGTGCTGAACAACTCCGGCGAGGGCACCACCGACCAGGTCGTCGCCGGTATCGACTGGGTCGCCCAGAACGCGGTGAAGCCGGCCGTCGCCAACATGTCCCTCGGCGGCGGCGCCGACTCCGCCCTCGACACGGCCGTACGCAACGCCATCGCCTCCGGCGTCACCTTCGCCGTCGCGGCCGGCAACGAGTCGACCAACGCCTCCACCAAGTCGCCCGCACGCGTCACCGAGGCGATCACGGTCGGCGCGACCACGAGCGGCGACGCGCGCGCGAGCTACTCCAACTACGGATCGGTCCTGGACCTGTTCGCCCCTGGCTCGTCCATCACCTCGGCCTGGAACACGAGCGACTCGGCGACCAACACCATCTCCGGTACGTCGATGGCGACCCCGCACGTAGTGGGCGCGGCCGCGCTCTATCTCGCCGCCAACCCCTCGGCCACCCCGTCCCAGGTCGCCTCGGCCCTGACGTCCGCCGCCACGACCGGCGTCGTCACCAGCCCCGGCACGGGCTCGCCCAACCGGCTCCTCTACGTCGGCGGCGGCACGACCACCCCGCCCGGCCCGCGTTTCGAGAACACCGGTGACTACGCGATCGCCGACAACTCCACGGTCGAGTCCCCGGTGACGGTCTCCGGCGTCTCCGGCAACGCGCCCTCGGCCCTGGCCGTCGAGGTGCACATCGTCCACACGTACATCGGCGACCTCCAGGTCCAGCTGATCGCCCCCGACGGCACGGCGTACACGCTGAAGTCGTACGGCACGGGCGGCAGTGCGGACAACATCGACACCACGTACTCGGTGAACGCCTCGTCGGAGGCCGCCAACGGCACGTGGAAACTGCGGGTGAGCGACAACGCGAACATCGACACCGGGCGGATCGACGCCTGGGCGCTCCAGTTCTGACCCTGAGTCAGGGGCGGTAGTCCTCCTCGTCCTCGCGGTACGGCACCGGGTCCGTGACCCAGCCGGCCGCGAGGACGAGCCGCGTGTGGCGGTGCAGGGCGAGAAAGCCGAAGGGCCGGTCGAAGGAGGCCCGGACGCTGGTGGTCACCCAACGGGGAGCGGCGGGTGCGCTCCCCGGGGCGGCCCCGACAGCCGTCACCGCGGCCGCCCGGAAGCCCAGGGCACCGAACCGCGCCATCGCGGACTGCCGAGCCGACCCGACGGCGAGCGGGAAGCCACTGACGCCGGGGAAGTGACCACGGCCCGTGTCCATCGCCGTCGTCAGGCCGAAGACGCGGTGCAGCGCCAGCAGGTCGTGGTGCGTGCTCATGCCGAACGCCACCGTCCTTACGTCCAGCGTCGGCGGTACCGGGCGGGTGTTGCGCTCCTTCACCACCCTCAGTCCCGGTCCCGCATCGCCGTAAGGGAGTTGCGGCCCCGGCACCACCGGGTGCCTGCCCGCCAGGACGTCCACCCCGGCCCCCAGCACCTGCCCGGCCGTCATCCCCTCCTCGCCGAGCAGCAGATGCACGTCGATCGCGTTGTCGCCCAGCACCTTCAGCCCGGTGACATGACCGGCCGGTGTGTCCGCGACCCCGACCCGGTCCAGCAACTCGCTGCGGCGGTGCAGTCCGAGCAGCGTCCGGTCGCTCCACGGCCCGGCCTCCGGCGTCATCGGAAAGTCCCGGAAGCGCCGCAGCCACTCCGCCCGCAACGCCAGCGCACTCGCCAGCACCAGCTCGGGGTCCTCGTCCAGCAGGACGGGCATCTCTTCGATCAGCCCACCCGTCCGCTTCACCGCCCAGGCGTCCAGCGCACCCTTGTCGGCCCGCGCGTCCCCCGTCAGCACCCCGTGGGCCTCCGTGGGCAACCCCGCCTCCCACCGCTCCCGCAGCTCCAGCGTCCGCCTGGTCCACAACCCGAGCGCCGAGTCCAGCCCCCGCATCGCTGCCATCGCGCCCAGCAGCTCCCGCGCCGCGCCCGCGGCCTCGCCCGCCGGCAGCCCCACCGCGTCCGCCAGCTCCGCGCGCGCCGCACCGCCGGCCCCGTCCGCCAGGAACGCGAGCAACGGCCACACGCCCGCCGCCGAGAACACCGTGCCGCCGTCGGAAGCCCCCGAAACCTGAGGAGCCCCCGAGGGCCCGGCCGCCCCCGCCCACCGGACGGACAACCCATTGACCGCCAGGATCGTCGTATTCGTGACCCCCATTACGTCCCCCCTCGTCCCGCCCCGCCCCTACCATTCGCCCAGTCGTACGCCAGTTCCCACCGCCCGGCATCGCCGCCTGAACCAGGAGCACGGTACCCGTGTCCATACCTCCGCCCTCCGGACCCCAGCAGCCACAGGGTCCCCCGGAGCAGCCCCAAGGGCCGTACGCGCAGGGCCAGTACCCACCGCAGTCGCCGTACCCCTACGGCGCACCCGGTGCCCCGGGACCGTACGCCTACCCGTACCACCCCTACGGTCCCTACGGTCGCCCCGCGCCCGTCAACGGCGTCGCCATCGGCGCCCTCGTCCTCGGCATCCTCTGCTTCGTGCCGGCCGTCGGGCTGGTGCTCGGGCTGATCGCGCTGGCGCAGATCAAGAAGAAGGGCGAGCGAGGCAAGGGCATGGCGATCGCCGGTTCCGTGCTGTCCTGCGTCGGGCTCGCCCTGTGGGCGCTGACGCTGTCCACCGGCTCCCCCTCCGACTTCTGGGACGGTTTCCGGGATGCCGCGAGCGGCCAGGGCACCGCCTACGCGCTCGCCAAGGGCGATTGCTTCGACACGCCGACCGGCAACCTGGAGGGCGACGCCTACGACGTCGACGAGGTGCCCTGCGCCCGCGAGCACGACGGCGAGGTGTTCGCCGTCGTCACGCTGCCGGGCGGCTCCTTCCCGGGCGACGACGAGATCGAGCGGACCGCGGACGACAAGTGCTATGCGCTCCAGGACGGTTACGCCATGGACACCTGGGCCGTACCGGACGACGTGGACGTCTACTACCTCGTCCCGTCCCGGCAGAGCTGGCGCATCGGTGACCGCGAGATCACCTGCCTGTTCGGCAGCACGGCGGAGAACGGCAGGCTGACCGGCTCGCTGCGCGGCGACTCCACGACCCTCGACGCGGACCAGATCGCCTTCCTCTCCGCGACCAACGCCATCGACACCGCGCTGTACGAGGAGCCCGAGGAATACCCCGAGGACGACCTGGCGGCGAACCGGGCCTGGGCGAAGGACGTCCACGCGGAGCTCGGCGAACAGATCGAGGCGTTGCGCGGGCACACCTGGCCGGCCGGTGCCGAGCGACCGGTCGCCGGCCTGATCAAGGAGATGCAGGACGCCCGCAAGGACTGGGCGCGAGCGGCCGCGGCCACCGACGCGGACACGTACTACACGCACTACGACAACGGCTACGAGTACGTCGACGGCCCCACGACCATCACCGCGCGCAAGGCTCTGGGCCTGGACACCACGGCGCCGACGTACGAGGACGACTCCGAGAGCGGGGAGGGCAGCGGGAGCGCGGCCGGCATCGAGGTGTGAGCGCGGCTATAGCGGGGAGAAAGTGCCTGCGTAAAGCCCTCCGCAGGCACAAGTCATCACATCGAGTGATTCTCTGGCCTTTGCTTGCGTGAGACAACCCACGGTTGCCACGCTGTTGCTGTCTGTACAACCTGATGGGAGCGGCCAGTGACTTTCGGTGAGCAGCCGGCGTACCTGCGCGTCGCGGGTGATCTCCGCAAGAAGATCGTCAACGGTTCGCTGCCACCGCACACCCGCCTCCCGTCCCAGGCCAGGATCCGCGAGGAGTACGGCGTCTCGGACACCGTCGCGCTGGAGGCGCGCAAGGTGCTGATGGCCGAGGGGCTGGTCGAGGGCCGCTCCGGCTCCGGGACATACGTCCGTGAGCGCCCCGTGCCCCGCCGGATCTCCCGCTCCGGCTTCCGCCCGCCGAGCGGTGCCACCCCCTTCCGCCAGGAGCAGGCCGACGGCGAGACGCGCGGCACCTGGGAGTCCAACAGCGAGCAGGCCGAGGCGAGCGTCGCCGTCGCAGAGCGGCTCGGCATCCGGTCCGGCGACCGCGTCATGTGCACGAGGTACGTCTTCCGGGACGCGGGCGAGGCGATGATGCTCTCCACGTCCTGGGAGCCCCTCGCCGTCACCGGCCGCACGCCCGTGATGCTGCCCGAGGAGGGCCCGCTCGGCGGCATGGGCGTCGTCGAGCGCATGGCGGCCATCGACGTCGTCGTGGACAACGTGACGGAGGAGGTGGGCGCCCGCCCCGGCCTGGCGGAGGAACTGCTGGCGCTGGGCGGTGTCCCCGGCCATGTGGTGCTGGTCATCCAGCGCACGTACTACGCGTCCGGCCGCCCCGTGGAGACGGCGGACGTGGTGATCCCGGCGGACCGCTACCGAGTCTCGTACCACCTCCCGGTCAAGTAGCGCACTCGTTCGTGAAGTAGCGCACACCTCAACGGCAGTTGCCGTCGGCCCAGCCTCAACTCCCGCCCTCCCCAACGCCGTTGGATTCTGGCCGTTTTCGCAGGTCGTGACCGGCGTGTTCGATATGCCCGTGACCGGATGCATCGACGTCTGCGCACGGCGCATTCGATGCCGTGCGCCCCCTGCGACTTGGCTGGTTGCGTACCTCTTTGTGAAAAGCCGTATTCGCTGCGTAAAGGTTAGGCGTAGGCTCGGGCATATGCGGATTGCGGTTTCCTTAGCGGGCGGGGCACGGCACAGGCCGCGAGCGAAGCGAGACGGGGGTCCCCCCGGCCGAAGGCTGGGGGAGGGACTCGGGCGGTCGTGGGCGGGAAGGAGCAGTGGGGCGCGATGAACGACAGCACGATCACTCTTCCCTGGCTCGTCGTTCGGCAGGACGACAACGGCAACCGCTATCGCGTGGGCCGGTACGCGACCCGGGCGGAGGCCCAGAAGATCGCGGACAGCCTCGATGACCGTGGGCACAAGCAGCTGTACTGGGTCGAGCAGATCGCGCAGAACGGGGACAGCGCCGACCACTGAGGTGTCGCTCCCGTAGGCTCCGGCGCATGACGGAACGGATCGTGGTCGGGGCCGCGCTGTTGGAGGGGGACCGACTGCTCGCGGCGCGGCGCAGTGCGCCCGAGGAGCTGGCCGGGCGCTGGGAGCTGCCCGGTGGGAAGGTCGAACCCGGCGAGACGCCCGAGGCGGCGCTCGTGCGGGAGCTGCGGGAGGAACTCGGCGTGGACGCCGAGGTGGTCGAGCGGGTACCGGGGCAGTGGCCCCTGAAGTCACCGTACGTCCTGCATGTGTGGATGGCCCGCCTCCTCCCCGGCGGCGGCGAACCCAAGCCCCTCCAGGACCACGACGCGCTGCGCTGGCTGGCGCCCGGGGAACTCTGGGACGTGGACTGGCTGGACCAGGACGTGCCGGCGGTCCGGGAGGTGGCCGGTCGGCTGGGGCCGGGAGGCGACTGAACCCGGAGGCGGGGCTGTCCGAGTCCCTGGGCGGGTCTGCCTGGGCCAGGCGGGGGTAGTTGAGTCACCGGATCCCTCGTGCGGTACTGCCTACCGAATATCGGGTATGTGCCCATTAACCCCATGAAACCGGACATGGGGAATCCGCTGGCCCGGGAAGTGATCGGCGTGATCGACTCCGAAGACGGCTGCGCCGAGTGGACCTTTCCCGCGGAGGCGGGTGCCGTGCGTGCCGCTCGTGCCGCCGTTCGCGGCCGGCTGCGCGACTGGGGCCTGGACACCCTCACCGACATCACGGCGCTGCTGGTCAGTGAGCTGGTCACCAACTCCCTGCGGCACGCGACGGGGCCCATCGGCGTACGCCTGGTACGCCCCGTCGATCTCGGCGGCGTCCTCCTGGTCGAGGTCTCCGACCCTCTCCCCGATCCACCCCTCGAACGCGTCGCCGATCCCGAGGACGAGAGCGGCCGCGGACTCCAACTCGTGGCGCACTCCTCGCGTCGCTGGGGAACCAAGCCGGGGCGGAACACGGGCAAGACGGTGTGGTTCGAACTCGCGGTGCCGCAGTGACCCCCTGACGTGGTGTACGCCCGCCCCCGCCCTGTCGAACGAATGGTTCAGGCCAGTGGCAGTTGGCGCGCCCCGTGATTCGACTGCGTGTCCGCTGGTTAGAAGACTGGAAGTGTTTCCACGGCCGGGACCGAAAACCATCGGGAACGTGCTGTGATCGTGAACACCGTGTTGTGCGGGGCCGTAGTGCTGGATACTGCGGGCAGCCGCTGCCGGTGACCGGTGCCGGACGCGGTGAGCTGGAGGGGACGGTTCGCGTGAGCGAGATACCAGCGAAGGCCACGGAGTCCGAGGACCCGTCGGACGGCGCGAGGGTGAGGGCCGTGGGGCAGCGGGGTTACGGCACACAGGCCTCGCAGGGCGCACAGGCATCCCGCGACACACAGGCCTCCGACGAGTTCCGCCCCGGCGACGCCGTCTGGCAGAGCAGTCCGCCCGGCTCGATCTACGACTACATCAAGGTCGCGTCCTTCTCCATCGGCCCCGACGGCCTCGTCGACCAGTGGAGCCTGCGCGCCGAGCAGCTCTTCGGCATCCCGGCCGAGCGTGCCGTCGGCATGGACCCCATAGAGGCGTTCATCGACCCGGACCTGCGCGAGCGGGGCCAGCGCAAGATGGCCGAGATCCTGGACGGGCGGGAGTGGACCGGCGTGGTCCCCTTCCGGGCGCCGGAGGGCGCCGAGGGCGGGCGCGGCAAGGACGGTCTCGCCGAGGTGTACGTCATGCCGACGCGGACCGAGGACGGCGAGAAGGCCGCCGTGTGCATCGTCGTCGACGTCCGCACCCTGCGCCGGATGGAGACCGACCTCGCCGCCTCGCAGTCGATATTCGGTCAATCTCCGTTCGGGTTCGTGCTGATCGACCCCGAACTGAAGGTCCGCCGCGTCAACCACCGGTTCGCCTCCCTCTTCGGCGGCACACCTGACGAC contains the following coding sequences:
- a CDS encoding acyl-CoA carboxylase subunit beta; the protein is MSVTDEVTGEVTGEHLAGLARIRAQAEAGPGERATRAQHDRGKLTARERIALLLDPGSFQEVEQLRRHRASGFGLEHKRPYTDGVITGWGTVDGRTVFVYAHDFRIFGGSLGEAHAAKIHKIMDMALSAGAPLVSLNDGAGARIQEGVSALAGYGGIFRRNTRASGVIPQISVMLGPCAGGAAYSPALTDFVFMVRETAQMFITGPDVVSAVTGAQLTQNALGGADVHATTSGVAHFVYEDEETCLAEVRYLLSLLPSNNRQNPPVHPSDDPVDRLTSTLYDLVPQDGNQPYDMHKVIEELVDDGDWLEVHERWARNIVCGLARLDGRVVGIVANQPQTLAGVLDIAASEKAGRFVTMCDAFNIPIVTLLDVPGFLPGADQEHGGIIRHGAKLLYAYCNATVPRVSIVLRKAYGGAYIVLDSQSIGADLTFAWPTNEIAVMGAEGAANVIFRRDIAAADDPEAKRAEMVKQYKSELMHPYYAAERGLVDDVIDPAETREILIRSLAMLRTKHADLPSRKHGNPPQ
- a CDS encoding acyl-CoA carboxylase subunit epsilon, encoding MSAPAGAAAAELRVERGQASAEEIAALTAVLLARAATQPDSAAAHCPDSPAGWRRLERTPGFRAPHSWQESG
- a CDS encoding LysR family transcriptional regulator, which codes for MTMDVHVRDLRYFTTVAEELHFTRAAERLYVSQPALSKQVRSLERQLGVELFRRDRQGVALTEAGMALLPHARRVLDAWSQGSAAVEAARAAARGTLVVGMSTSPGRGGLLPAVRSRFTAAHPDTVLRLRQVSWEDPTAGLAGGDADVAFVWLPLPDAERYAWTVVAQEPRLVALPESHPLAARAEIDFTDLADEPFLALPTSAGPLRDYWLALEERQGRPPRVGAEIASTEETYEALVAGLGICLVATGNAPLITLGGVVTRPVRGLSPSRYALAWRKEDAGRPLVRAYAQACRQVPRSAENET
- a CDS encoding oxidoreductase; amino-acid sequence: MNKVWLITGASSGFGRAVAEAVLADGDVVVGAVRRPEGLDDLVAAHPDQMEALRLDVGDTGAAEAAVRDVIARHGRIDILVNNAGRTHVGAFEETTERELRELFDLHVFGPVALTRAVLPHMRERRSGAIVQMSSMGGQMSFAGFSAYSGTKFALEGLSEGLADEVAEFGIKVLIVEPGSFRTSLFETGRAGASADSGLYPKVSETRGFVSGGDGSQPGDPAKAAALILAALEADRTPLRLPLGDDGVSAVLGHLDQVREDIAAWEKSTRATGFED
- a CDS encoding S8 family peptidase, coding for MAVMRNSRRDTRRRLAALSVAATAALTAGLVSALPAAAAPEGRIQYAGAANAVADSYIVNLKADHARSGSKSGRALVEKYGADIERTYKKALNGYAIEASQAEAKALAADPAVASVVQNRTFSIDATQTSPPSWGLDRIDQKNLPLNSSYTYPDSAGQGVTAYIIDTGVRITHSDFGGRASYGYDAVDNDNTAQDGHGHGTHVAGTVAGSSYGVAKKAKIVGVRVLNNSGEGTTDQVVAGIDWVAQNAVKPAVANMSLGGGADSALDTAVRNAIASGVTFAVAAGNESTNASTKSPARVTEAITVGATTSGDARASYSNYGSVLDLFAPGSSITSAWNTSDSATNTISGTSMATPHVVGAAALYLAANPSATPSQVASALTSAATTGVVTSPGTGSPNRLLYVGGGTTTPPGPRFENTGDYAIADNSTVESPVTVSGVSGNAPSALAVEVHIVHTYIGDLQVQLIAPDGTAYTLKSYGTGGSADNIDTTYSVNASSEAANGTWKLRVSDNANIDTGRIDAWALQF
- a CDS encoding serpin family protein, translating into MGVTNTTILAVNGLSVRWAGAAGPSGAPQVSGASDGGTVFSAAGVWPLLAFLADGAGGAARAELADAVGLPAGEAAGAARELLGAMAAMRGLDSALGLWTRRTLELRERWEAGLPTEAHGVLTGDARADKGALDAWAVKRTGGLIEEMPVLLDEDPELVLASALALRAEWLRRFRDFPMTPEAGPWSDRTLLGLHRRSELLDRVGVADTPAGHVTGLKVLGDNAIDVHLLLGEEGMTAGQVLGAGVDVLAGRHPVVPGPQLPYGDAGPGLRVVKERNTRPVPPTLDVRTVAFGMSTHHDLLALHRVFGLTTAMDTGRGHFPGVSGFPLAVGSARQSAMARFGALGFRAAAVTAVGAAPGSAPAAPRWVTTSVRASFDRPFGFLALHRHTRLVLAAGWVTDPVPYREDEEDYRP
- a CDS encoding DUF4190 domain-containing protein, producing MSIPPPSGPQQPQGPPEQPQGPYAQGQYPPQSPYPYGAPGAPGPYAYPYHPYGPYGRPAPVNGVAIGALVLGILCFVPAVGLVLGLIALAQIKKKGERGKGMAIAGSVLSCVGLALWALTLSTGSPSDFWDGFRDAASGQGTAYALAKGDCFDTPTGNLEGDAYDVDEVPCAREHDGEVFAVVTLPGGSFPGDDEIERTADDKCYALQDGYAMDTWAVPDDVDVYYLVPSRQSWRIGDREITCLFGSTAENGRLTGSLRGDSTTLDADQIAFLSATNAIDTALYEEPEEYPEDDLAANRAWAKDVHAELGEQIEALRGHTWPAGAERPVAGLIKEMQDARKDWARAAAATDADTYYTHYDNGYEYVDGPTTITARKALGLDTTAPTYEDDSESGEGSGSAAGIEV
- a CDS encoding GntR family transcriptional regulator; translated protein: MTFGEQPAYLRVAGDLRKKIVNGSLPPHTRLPSQARIREEYGVSDTVALEARKVLMAEGLVEGRSGSGTYVRERPVPRRISRSGFRPPSGATPFRQEQADGETRGTWESNSEQAEASVAVAERLGIRSGDRVMCTRYVFRDAGEAMMLSTSWEPLAVTGRTPVMLPEEGPLGGMGVVERMAAIDVVVDNVTEEVGARPGLAEELLALGGVPGHVVLVIQRTYYASGRPVETADVVIPADRYRVSYHLPVK
- a CDS encoding SPOR domain-containing protein codes for the protein MNDSTITLPWLVVRQDDNGNRYRVGRYATRAEAQKIADSLDDRGHKQLYWVEQIAQNGDSADH
- a CDS encoding (deoxy)nucleoside triphosphate pyrophosphohydrolase → MTERIVVGAALLEGDRLLAARRSAPEELAGRWELPGGKVEPGETPEAALVRELREELGVDAEVVERVPGQWPLKSPYVLHVWMARLLPGGGEPKPLQDHDALRWLAPGELWDVDWLDQDVPAVREVAGRLGPGGD
- a CDS encoding ATP-binding protein yields the protein MKPDMGNPLAREVIGVIDSEDGCAEWTFPAEAGAVRAARAAVRGRLRDWGLDTLTDITALLVSELVTNSLRHATGPIGVRLVRPVDLGGVLLVEVSDPLPDPPLERVADPEDESGRGLQLVAHSSRRWGTKPGRNTGKTVWFELAVPQ